The Enterobacteriaceae endosymbiont of Macroplea mutica region CTATTTTATATTTTGCTCCTCTAAAATATATATACATTGTTCCACGACGCGTATGTGCTACTCTATACATTCCTTGTTTAACAAGATGCCAGAATTGTTTATTAATATTATTAATAATTTTAATAGGTTTTGGTTGTATAGAACATTTATTATTATTAATCTTCAGAGATTGTAAAATATGTAATTTTTTTAAAACACCATTATTAATTAGTATTGTAAGCATTTTATTTATTTGTATGGGAGTAGCATTCCAATAACTTTGTCCAATACCTACAGAAATAGTATCCCCTATATGCCATTGTATATGTTTTTTTTTTGTTTCTACATATTTATTTGGTAGATTACCAGGAATTTCATTATTTAAATCAATATTAGTTTTACGTCCAAAACCAAATTGAGACATCCAATAAAATATTTTATCAATACCCATATTATAAGCAACTTTATAGAAAAAAACATCAGAAGATTCTGTTAAAGCATGAACAATATTAATATATCCATGTCCATAACGTTTCCAATCTTTAAATAATTGATGTTGCATAGGTATTTTCCACCATCCAGGATCAAAAATAATAGTATGTGGATTAACAATACCTTCAGTTAATGCAGCTATAGCTAAATAAGGTTTTACTGTAGATGCTGGAGGATATATTCCTTGTGTTACTCTATTCAGTAAAGGTTTATGAGGATTATTTTTTAATATGTTAAATTGTTTTTGTGTAATGTTATGACTAAAAAGATTAGGATTAAAAGTTGGATTAGAAATTAATGCTAAAACATCCCCATTTTGGGGATTACTAATAATAATTGCTATACGATAATTTGATATTAATGATGTAATATATTTTTGTAATTTAACGTCTAACGTAAGATAAATATCATTACCATTGCGGGCATGTTGAATAATATTTTGATATATAATATGTCCTTTATTATTCATAATATTTTTTTTATAACCTATTTTACCATGCAAAATATTTTCATAATATTGTTCTATCCCAACTTTCCCTACAAAAGGTATGTTGTTAATATGATAATCTGCATCAATGTTACTAATATTATTTTCTGCAGACATTCGTGTTACATAACCTACTGTATGTGCAAATAATGATCCAAAAGGATATAAACGTTTCATATATGTTTGTAAATATACCCCAGGTAATCTATATTTATTGGCTACAAACATAGCTATCTGTTTTTCATTTAAATTTTTCATTAAAACTATAGGAATAGTATCATTATTTCTATGTTTTTTCTTAAGATTATTAATCTCATTAATATTAATGGTGATATTCAATATTTTTTTTAAAATAAATGTTGTATTTTGAATATTAGTCATATTTCTTGGAATAATTATTAATTGATAATATGCCTGGTTAATAGCTAAAGGGATATTATTTCGATCATAAATAAAACCTCTATTAGGAATAATTTTAACTAATTTACTATAATTATTTTGTGAAGCTATATTATATTTTTGAAATAATGTTATTTGTAAATAATATAAATTATACAGTAATATTATTACTAATAATATAGAAATCATACATGCTAATAATATTCTATTTAAGAATGTTTTGTAATGTGATGCTTTATAACTGTGAAATATATATTTATTAAATTTCATTATCTATAAAATTATTATTTATTGTAATATTATTCATATAAATAAAAAAACTAATTTTTCCAAATCTATCCAAAAATATTTTTCACAATATAAATTAATATTATGATTTTTAATGTTTATTTCCATGTCAGATAATAATTTTATACACAAATATATTTTCTCTATTGTAATAGAAGGTAATAATTGTATAAAAATATTATACTTGTATTGGGGTATATATAAATTTTTTAATGAATTATTATTCATAATATTTTTTTTTATCAACATTAAACATATCATATCATGTGATAAATTTTTTATAATAAAAATGGGGTTGTATTTATGCAATTTTATCTTATGTATAATACATAAACTTTTATATACTTGTTTAGCTAAAATAGCATCAAGTAAATTATCATATTTGATAAGAATAAATGTATTTGTATAAAAAGATAATTGTTTTACTGTAACTATTTTTTTTTGACTTAAATTTATATTTAAAAGTATTTGATTTAATAATGATAAATTATTGTTGTAAAAAGTATACATTAAATCAATAGCATCATTATTTATATGTAGATCTAATGTTTTACATCTTAATATTAACCATTTTTTAAATTGTGGATAATTTAATGTAACACACAAAATAAATTTAATATATGATGATACTAGGTTTATATTATTTATCATATATTTCTTATATATATTACATTTCATAATATTATGTATTTCTATAATTAATATTATTTTATCATGTAAAAATGATAATAATTTTTGTATATATTTGATATTTTTAACAACATCACTTTTGTTTAAAAAAATAATGTTAATTATTTTTTTAGTAAAAAATAAATTTAAACAACAAAATTTAGTGAATATACTTGTCCAATTAGTATTAGCATCAATAATAATAGTAATATGTTCTTGATATTGTTGTCTGCGTAATATTAAAAATAATTTTTTTATATATTCTTTAATATGATAAAAATCGCTACCTATAACAACATAACAGAGATACTTTATGCGAGTCTTATTTAGGTTTAAACAACTATTTTYTTTTAAGTTAATGAAGTCTAACATAAAAAATATTCTTTTACAATATGAATAATATTAATAGTATTTGGTTAAAAATAACATATATTTTTCATAAATAATACTTTATTTTATAGTAACAATATTAAATATTTTTTTATATATATATATAGTTTTGATGATTGTTATTTTTGTAAGATATTTAGATATTTTATTATTTTTATATACTATTTGTTTAATTTTTTTTTTATTATCGGCATCTATTATTGGAATAGTTATCACATATTTTTTTTTCCCGTTAATTTGGATTACCAAATTAAATGTAACAGTAAACTGGTTACTCTTTATCGGAAAAAATTTTGGCCATGGTAAAAAATCAATACTTTTATTACCAAAATATTCTAACAAAACATAACTAAAATGCGGAGTAAATGGATATAATAATTTTAAAATTGTATTTAATGCATAATATATTATATTATAATCTATTAGATTATTTATATGATATTTCATCATATAATTCACTAAAGACATAATAGAAGATATTGCTGTATTAAATATTTGACGTTCATGTATATCATTAGATACTTGTTGTATTGTCTTATTAATTATATTATGTAATTCAAATTGTCTTTGATCATAATTATTAGATAATTGTGTAATATTAAAAGATATACTAATATCATATGGTAATAAACGATATTGATAAATAAAACGCCATAATTTTTTTAAAAACTTAAACATCCCATTTATACCTGATTCTCTCCATTCCAATGATATTGTTGGTGGTGCTGCAAACATTAAAAATAAACGCAAAGTATCTGCACCATATTTTTTAATCATACTATTAGGGTCAACACCATTTTTTTTTGACTTAGACATTTTTAACATTTTATGTCTTATTAGTATTCTATTTTTATTATCTCTAAAAATTTTATTTTGATTATTTTTATCATATTTTACATGTACATTTTTATAACTAACCCATTTTTTATGATGATTATCATCAATATAATAAAAAGCATCTGATAAGACCATTCCTTGACATAATAAATTTTTTACAGGTTCATCATTATATACTAAACCTAAATCTCGCATTAATTTATGGAAAAAGCGTAAATAAATTAGATGCATCGTAGCATGTTCTATACCACCAATATATTGATTTACTGGTAACCAGTATTTAATATCATCAGGATTTAATATTCCTTTATTATGATTGGGACAAGTATATCTTGCATAATACCAAGAAGATTCAATAAAAGTATCAAAAGTATCTATTTCTCTTTTAGCATATTGACCATTATAATTATAATTAAACCATGTAAGATCTATAATTTTTTTTTGATTATAATCATACTTTTTATATTGTTCGAACAAATATTTAGGGAAAATTATTGGTAAATCTTGTTTTTTTAAAGGTATAATATTCCCATTAGTCAATGTAATTACTGGTATTGGTGTGCCCCATAAACGTTGTCTAGAAATACACCAATCGTTTAAAGAATAATATATTTTTTGTTGGAAAAATAATGGTTCCATATTCGATTTAACATGACTTGAATTAAATAAATAATTAACATTATTTTTTACATATGTTATTAAATTATATTTATGTGCAATAACATGATCTTCAGAATTATATAAAGGTGTTCCAATACATGCTTTAATATTATGGGGCATAACATTAACTATAATAATAGGAATTTTATTATTTAAATGATCTATAATAAACAAATTACTATGAATAAAAGATAATGTATTATGTTTTGATGATGTTTGATAAATATACATATCTAGAAATTTTTTTACTGTTAAATTGTATGCAGATATTTTTTTACAAAAATCATGTCGTAATGATAGTTTTATAAAACTAATATTATGCATATATTGTTTTTTTTGTATAAAAACTTTTAATATGGTATTAGTTTTATATATTTTATAATTAATTTCTATACCTTCTTTTTTACCTATCCAATTTTGTTGCATGCATTTAACTTGTTTAGGCCAACCATTTAATTTATTTAAACCAGATAATAGTTCTTCAGCATAATTAGTAATTTTTAAAAACCATTGTAACATTTGTTTAAGTTTTATAGTATTACCACAACGCCAACAAGTATTTTTATAAACTTGTTCGTTCGCTAATACTGTTTTATCATGAGAACACCAATTTACTATTGTATTTTTTTTATATACCAGTCCTAATCTATATAATTTTAAAAATAACAATTGTTCCCAACGATAATATTGAGCATTACATGTAGTAATTTCACGATTCCAATCAAAACTAAAACCTAGAAATTTTAATTGTTGTTTCATGTATTGTATATTTTGTTTTGTCCATATATCAGGAGATGTTTTATGATTTATTGCCGCAATTTCTGCTGGCAGTCCAAATGCATCCCATCCTATAGGATGTAAAACATTTTCACCCAACATACGATGATAACGAGCAATAACATCACTAATAGTATAATTACGTACATGACCCATATGTAAATTACCTGAAGGATAAGGTAACATGGATAAACAATAAAATTTTTTTTTATTATAATCAATATCTACATGAAAAGTATTATGTTTATCCCATTGTTTTTGTACATATTGTTCCACATTATGTGGATAATATTCTTTTTCCATATCATGTAATCCTATAAAAATTTTATGGTTATTCTATTAATTATAT contains the following coding sequences:
- the mrdA gene encoding penicillin-binding protein 2, translated to MKFNKYIFHSYKASHYKTFLNRILLACMISILLVIILLYNLYYLQITLFQKYNIASQNNYSKLVKIIPNRGFIYDRNNIPLAINQAYYQLIIIPRNMTNIQNTTFILKKILNITININEINNLKKKHRNNDTIPIVLMKNLNEKQIAMFVANKYRLPGVYLQTYMKRLYPFGSLFAHTVGYVTRMSAENNISNIDADYHINNIPFVGKVGIEQYYENILHGKIGYKKNIMNNKGHIIYQNIIQHARNGNDIYLTLDVKLQKYITSLISNYRIAIIISNPQNGDVLALISNPTFNPNLFSHNITQKQFNILKNNPHKPLLNRVTQGIYPPASTVKPYLAIAALTEGIVNPHTIIFDPGWWKIPMQHQLFKDWKRYGHGYINIVHALTESSDVFFYKVAYNMGIDKIFYWMSQFGFGRKTNIDLNNEIPGNLPNKYVETKKKHIQWHIGDTISVGIGQSYWNATPIQINKMLTILINNGVLKKLHILQSLKINNNKCSIQPKPIKIINNINKQFWHLVKQGMYRVAHTRRGTMYIYFRGAKYKIAAKTGTAQVYNLKNKHINNVQRLQNKLSDHKLIIAFAPINNPTVAISIVIENHNNREIILGHLIRKIFDYIFQHHKDFNI
- the holA gene encoding DNA polymerase III subunit delta, producing MLDFINLKXNSCLNLNKTRIKYLCYVVIGSDFYHIKEYIKKLFLILRRQQYQEHITIIIDANTNWTSIFTKFCCLNLFFTKKIINIIFLNKSDVVKNIKYIQKLLSFLHDKIILIIEIHNIMKCNIYKKYMINNINLVSSYIKFILCVTLNYPQFKKWLILRCKTLDLHINNDAIDLMYTFYNNNLSLLNQILLNINLSQKKIVTVKQLSFYTNTFILIKYDNLLDAILAKQVYKSLCIIHKIKLHKYNPIFIIKNLSHDMICLMLIKKNIMNNNSLKNLYIPQYKYNIFIQLLPSITIEKIYLCIKLLSDMEINIKNHNINLYCEKYFWIDLEKLVFLFI
- a CDS encoding class I tRNA ligase family protein; translated protein: MEKEYYPHNVEQYVQKQWDKHNTFHVDIDYNKKKFYCLSMLPYPSGNLHMGHVRNYTISDVIARYHRMLGENVLHPIGWDAFGLPAEIAAINHKTSPDIWTKQNIQYMKQQLKFLGFSFDWNREITTCNAQYYRWEQLLFLKLYRLGLVYKKNTIVNWCSHDKTVLANEQVYKNTCWRCGNTIKLKQMLQWFLKITNYAEELLSGLNKLNGWPKQVKCMQQNWIGKKEGIEINYKIYKTNTILKVFIQKKQYMHNISFIKLSLRHDFCKKISAYNLTVKKFLDMYIYQTSSKHNTLSFIHSNLFIIDHLNNKIPIIIVNVMPHNIKACIGTPLYNSEDHVIAHKYNLITYVKNNVNYLFNSSHVKSNMEPLFFQQKIYYSLNDWCISRQRLWGTPIPVITLTNGNIIPLKKQDLPIIFPKYLFEQYKKYDYNQKKIIDLTWFNYNYNGQYAKREIDTFDTFIESSWYYARYTCPNHNKGILNPDDIKYWLPVNQYIGGIEHATMHLIYLRFFHKLMRDLGLVYNDEPVKNLLCQGMVLSDAFYYIDDNHHKKWVSYKNVHVKYDKNNQNKIFRDNKNRILIRHKMLKMSKSKKNGVDPNSMIKKYGADTLRLFLMFAAPPTISLEWRESGINGMFKFLKKLWRFIYQYRLLPYDISISFNITQLSNNYDQRQFELHNIINKTIQQVSNDIHERQIFNTAISSIMSLVNYMMKYHINNLIDYNIIYYALNTILKLLYPFTPHFSYVLLEYFGNKSIDFLPWPKFFPIKSNQFTVTFNLVIQINGKKKYVITIPIIDADNKKKIKQIVYKNNKISKYLTKITIIKTIYIYKKIFNIVTIK